The following are encoded in a window of Elusimicrobiota bacterium genomic DNA:
- a CDS encoding threonylcarbamoyl-AMP synthase, with translation MKLLKIDYFKPEKEKIALAAETIKKGGTVIFPTETVYGIGVDALNPEAVKKVFELKGRPQNNPLTIHIANKQDIIKIAWNIPDYIFKIINKFMPGPLTIVLLKNKDVSDLVTAGRQTVGIRMPDHPVAFEFIKESGSLIAAPSANFSGKKSPQSIQEIPKKLLEKADIVLDSGPALTGMPSTVVDFTVSPPKILRQGAITMEDLKRII, from the coding sequence ATGAAACTCTTAAAAATAGACTATTTTAAGCCCGAAAAAGAAAAGATTGCGCTGGCCGCTGAAACTATAAAAAAAGGCGGGACGGTTATATTTCCAACAGAAACGGTTTACGGTATTGGTGTTGATGCTTTAAACCCTGAAGCAGTAAAAAAAGTATTTGAATTAAAAGGAAGGCCGCAAAACAACCCTCTTACTATTCACATAGCCAATAAACAGGATATAATCAAAATAGCCTGGAATATCCCGGATTATATCTTTAAAATCATCAATAAATTCATGCCCGGCCCTTTGACAATAGTGCTATTAAAAAATAAAGATGTTAGCGACCTGGTCACCGCCGGCAGACAAACCGTAGGCATCAGAATGCCGGATCACCCGGTCGCTTTTGAATTTATAAAGGAATCCGGCTCATTGATAGCCGCGCCTAGCGCGAACTTTTCAGGCAAAAAAAGCCCGCAAAGTATCCAGGAAATCCCAAAAAAATTGCTTGAAAAAGCGGATATCGTTCTTGATAGCGGCCCTGCCTTGACAGGAATGCCCTCAACTGTGGTTGATTTTACTGTTTCCCCGCCAAAAATACTCCGCCAAGGAGCGATAACTATGGAAGATTTAAAACGCATTATTTGA